The DNA region CGTGCGAGGACTGCTGTGAGCCCCGCGAGCCCGGCGAGCGCAGCCGCCCGGGTGCTGCTGCAGGCGCTCGAGGACCTCGGGGTGCGCGAGGTCGTGCTGGCGCCCGGCTCGCGGAGCTCCCCGCTGGCGCACGCCCTCGCCGACGCCGCGCGGGTCGGCCCCGGGCGGGACCCGAACGCACCGGGTGTCGACCTGCACGTGCGCATCGACGAGCGGGTCGCCGGCTTCCTCGCGCTCGGCCTGGCCCGGGGCGCCCTGGCCGCCGGGTCGGCCCGGCCGGTCGCGGTCGTCACGACCTCCGGCACAGCCGTCGCCAACCTGCACCCCGCCGTGCTCGAGGCGCACCACAGCGGACTGCCGCTGCTGCTGCTGACCGCCGACCGTCCGCACGAGCTGCGCGGCACCGGGGCCAACCAGGCGACCGAGCAGGTCGGGCTGCTCGAGCCGGTGCGGCTGACCCTCGACGTCCCGGCGCCGACCGGTCGTGCCGGCGAGGACCGGGACCTGCGCAACCTCCTGGCGCGTGCCGTCGCCGCCGCCCGGGGCTCGCGGACCGGTGACCCGGGGCCGGTGCACGTGAACATCGCCTACCGTGAACCGCTCGTGCCCGACGACGTCCCGTGGCCGACCCGCTCGCGCGACGGTCTGACCGAGGTCGTCCGGCGTGGCGGTGCCGGGCCGGCGACGCCCCCCGGTGCCGCGTACGCCGGACCTGCTGCGCCGACCGCTCCTGCCGCGCCGACCGCTCCTGCCGCGCCGACCGCTCCGGCCGCGCAGGCCGTTCTGACCGCGCAGGCCGTTCTGACCGCGCAGTGGCTCGCGCCGCCCGACGGCGTGCGCACGGTCGTCGTGGCCGGTGACGGTGCCGGGCCCGATGCGGAGCGCATCGCGGTGGCCAACGAGTGGCCCCTGCTGGCCGAGCCGACGTCGGGCGCCCGGTGGGGACCGAACGTGATCGGGGCCTACCGGCTGCTGCTCGACGAGCCGACCCTCGGTGGGGCGGTGCAGCGCGTCGTCGTGCTCGGACGGCCCACCCTGAGCCGCCCGGTCCACGCCCTCCTCGCGCGACCGGACGTCGAGTCGCTCGTCATCGCGCCGCTGGGTGCGCGGTGGCCGGACGCCGCGCGCAACGCGACCCAGGTGCTCGCCGAGGTACCGCCCCTGCTGCTGACCGGCAACCTCGGCGCCGGGTCACCGTGGCTGGCCCGCTGGCAGCGGGCCGGGTCCGCAGCTGCCCGCGCCGTGGCGGCGGTGCTCGCCGAGGGTGCGGGCGGGGACGGGCCGGCGGCCGGTGGGCGCCTCACCGGTCCGGAGATCGCGACCCAGGTGGCGGCCGCGACCGGTCCGGACGACGTCCTGGTGGTCGGGTCGAGCAACCCGGTCCGTGACCTCGACCTGGTCGCGGCCTGGGACCGGGCGCCGACGGTGCTCGCCAACCGGGGCCTTGCCGGGATCGACGGAACCCTCGCGACGGCAGCGGGTGTCGCCCTGGCCATGGGCCGACCGGTCCGGGTCTACCTCGGCGACCTGACCTTCCTGCACGACATCGGCGGCCTGCTCGTCGGCCCGCTCGAGCGGCGGCCCGACCTGAGCGTCGTCGTCGCGAACGACGACGGCGGGTCGATCTTCGCGACCTTGGAGCACGGTGCCCCGGCGTACGCAGACGGGTTCGAGCGCGTGTTCGGCACGCCGCACGGTGCCGACCTCGCCCGGCTCTGCCTCGGCTACGGCGTCGCACACACCCTCGTCACCGACGCGGCCGGCCTGCGCGCAGCGCTCGCGGCTCCGATCGACGGGGTCGGCGTGATCGAGGTGCGCACCGATCGTTCGGGGCGCCGCGAGCTCTCCGCGCGGTTGTCGCACGCTGCGCGGCTCGCCGCCCGCGAGGCCCTGGGCGGCTGAGCGCAGCTCTCGGCCGGCCGCGGGTCCCGTCCCCGCCGGCGCTGGTGCCCGGGCACAGTTCTCAGCGAACTCCCAGGCCCGGTCCAGCAACCGCCCAGGCGGGCGGACTGTGATGGGGGCCAAAGGGAGGTCACCATGAGCACCGAGCACCGCGACCCGTTCGCAGCGCAGCCGGTTCCGCCGGCACCACTCGTCCCGACCGCTGGGGTCCCGACTGCTGGGGTCCCGAACGCTGGGCCCCCGACCACGGGCACGCCCGTGCCGGGAGTGCCCCCGACGGGGTCCCCGGCCACCGGCGCCCCGGCCACCGGCGCCCCGGTCACCGGGGCGTTCGGCGCGCCACCCGTCGGTCCGCCGATCGCCCCCGCGTACCGTGAGGCCGACCTGCCGCGCCCGACGCCGCGCACCCGGTGGCTGCCGCTCGCCGGCACGGCTACCGCGGCCGCCCTGGTGGCGAGCCTCGCGACCGCGGGCCTGACCGGCGCGTTCACCGCCGACCAGCCGACGACGGCGACCCCGTCCACGGCCACGATCGAGCAGCAGGAGTCGACGACCGTGCCGGTCTCCGGCTCGACCGCCGAGCAGCCCGACTGGCAGGCGGTCGCGGCCGCCGTGCGCCCGTCGGTGGTGGCGATCGACGTCCAGACCGCGACGGCGTCGGGCAAGGGGTCCGGCGTGATCCTCGACCGCAAGGGCAACATCCTGACCAACGACCACGTGGTCGGTGACGCGGTCGACGGCGGCCTTCAGGTGACCCTTGCCGACGGGCGGGTGTTCGAGGCGACCCTCGTCGGCACCGACCCGACGACCGACCTGGCCGTCATCCGGCTGACCGACCCGCCGGAGGACCTCACCCCGGCGGTGCTCGGTGACTCGGACGCGGTCGCCGTCGGCGCCCCGGTGATGGCCGTCGGCAACCCGCTGGGCCTCGACAGCACCGCGACGACCGGGATCGTCTCCGCACTCGACCGCCCCGTGTCGACGTCGGACGGCTCGGACGAGACGGTCGTGACCAACGCGATCCAGATCGACGCCGCGATCAACCCCGGCAACAGCGGTGGACCCCTGTTCAACGTGTCCGGCGAGGTCGTCGGGATCACCTCGTCGATCGCGTCGTTGTCGGCGTCGAGCGGTTCGATCGGGCTCGGCTTCGCCATCCCGGTGAACCTCGCCGACCGGGTCGCGGCCGAGCTGATCGCCGACGGCTCCGCCGACCACGCCTTCCTCGGTGTCGCGATGAGCGACGGAACGGCCGCCGTCGACGGCACGACGCGCCGCGGGGCGGCCGTCGAGCAGGTCACCGACGGCTCCCCGGCATCGGACGCCGGGATCGAGGTCGGCGACGTGATCGTCGCGATCGGCGACGACCCGGTCAGCGGCGCCGAGGCGTTGACGGCCTTCGTGCGGGAGCGCGCGGCGGGCTCGACCGAGACGCTGACCATCGTGCGCGACGGATCGGCGCTCCAGGTCGACGTGACGTTCGCGGTGCGCGCCGAGACGACGACGGCGAGCGACTCGCAGGGCTCCGACGGGACCCAGGGCTCCGACGGGTCGAAGGACTCGCAGACCCCCGGCAAGGACGTCGTGCCCGGCAGTGCCGACTCCGCCGTCCCCGACCCGTTCGGCTGGTTCGACCAGGGCTGATCCGACGCGTCGGGCGCAGCGCCGGCCGGTGAGGTCCCCAGGGCCTCCCGGCCGGCGTCGTCCTGCCTGCGGGTGGTCGATCAGGCGTCAGGCGTGAGCAGCGCGTGCCGCATCGGCTCGAGCTTCGCCTCGGACTCGGCCAGCTCGGCGGACGGCACCGACGCAGCGACGATGCCGCAGCCGGCGAACAGCCGCAGCCGGTGCGGGTCGGCCGGGTCGAGCGCGGCCGACCGGAGCGCGATGCCCCACTCGCCGTCGCCGTCGGCGCCGAGCCAGCCCACCGGACCGGCGTAGCGCGCCCGGTCCATCGCCTCGAGATCACCGATGAGCTCGCAGGCCGCCGCGGTCGGTGTGCCGGCGACGGCCGCGGTCGGGTGCAGCGCGGCGGCGAGGTGAAGGCTCGACGGCGCCGGGTGCACGCCGTCGGTGGCCAGCACGCCGGTCACGTCGGTCGCCAGGTGCAGCACGTTGGGCAGGTGCAGGACGAAGGGCGTCTCTGGCACGTTGGTCGACGAGCAGAACGGCCCGAGCGCATCGGTCAGCGACGAGACGGCGTACTCGTGCTCCTCGAGGTCCTTCGAGGAGTGCGCCAGGATGGCTGCGCGCGCCAGGTCGGCGTCGTCGTCGCCGGTCCGCCGGATCGTCCCGGCGAGCACGCGCGAGGTCACCAGACCTTTCTCGCTGCGCACCAGGAGCTCCGGTGTCGCGCCGAGCATCCGGTCGACCATGAACGTCCAGCACGAGCCGTAGTCCGCAGCGAGCCGGTGCAGCACCCAGCGGGGGTCGAGCGGCAGCTCGGTGCGCGCCACGACGTCCCGCGCCAGGACGACCTTGTCCAGCCGACCCGCACGGATCTCGCCGACCGCCCGGGCGACTGCCTCCTGCCAGCCCTGCCGGCTCAGCGCGCCGTCGTCGAACGTGACGGCGCCGGGCGACTGCGGGGCCGGGTGCGTGACGAGCACGTCGGGGCCGGGTGCGCCGACGGCGCCGGCGTCGAGGGTGGTCACCCATGCCGTGTCGCCGCGGCGGCCGACGACGACCTGCGGCACGACGAGCGCTCCGCCGGCCGGCGAGCCGTCCGCGAAGGCGAACGACCCGAAGGCGACCGGCCCGGTACCGGGCACCCGGACCTCGTCGCGTACGACGGCGTGACGCACGATCGACCGCCAGGTCGCCTCCGCCTCGGCGAACCGCTGCGGCCCGGTCGTCCCGACCCGCAGGAGCTCGCCCCACGCCACCAGGCCGTCGCCGCGGCGCACCCACGCCATCGCGCCGGTGCGGGGGAGCAGGTCGAGGAGGTTGGCCGGGAGGTCGGCGACGTCGACGGCGACGGTGCGCGACACCAACGGCAGAGCGCGGGTGCCGGCCGCGTCGGCGGCTGCACCCGCAGCCGCGTGCGGGTCGGGGATCATCGCGGTACAGCGTAGGACGGTCAGCGTGCGCTCGCCGCCGCCGACCGTGCAACCTCGGCCGTCCCCTGCTCGGGACCCCGTCGGTGTGGAGCGTTCGGACCTCGACACGCCCGCGTGTCGAGGTCGCGACGCTCCACACGGGGTCCGATCGCTCCACACGGGGTCCGATCGCTCCACACGGGGTCCGATCGCTCCACACGGGGTCCGATCGCTCCACTCGGGGCAGGGGCGGCCGGGCTCGCGCGGGATGCGAGACTGTCCACATGTCCCGCGCGAGCCTCGACAAGCAGCCGCACGACGTCGCCGCGATGTTCGACGGCATCGCGCGACGCTACGACCTGACGAACGACGTCATCTCGCTCGGCCAGGACCGCCGATGGCGCTCCGCGACGATCCGCGCCGTCGACGCGTGGCCGGGCGACGTCGTGCTGGACCTGGCGGCCGGGACCGGCACGTCCAGCGAGCCATTCGAGGCCGACGGCGTGCGGGTCGTGCCGTGCGACTTCTCGGTCGGCATGCTCGAGGTCGGCAAGGCGCGGCGTCCCGACCTGCCCTTCACCGCCGGCGACGCGATGCGGCTGCCGTTCGCCGACGCATCGTTCGACGCGGTGACGATCTCCTTCGGTCTGCGCAACGTGGCGGACACCACGGCGGCGCTCGCGGAGATGCTGCGGGTGACCAAGCCGGGCGGCCGTCTCGTCGTCTGCGAGTTCTCGAGGCCCACGTGGGCGCCGTTCCGCACGCTGTACACCGAGTACCTGATGCGCGCGCTGCCGCCGGTGGCGCGCGCGGTCTCCAAGGAGCCGGACGCCTACGTCTACCTGGCCGAGTCGATCCGCCAGTGGCCGGACCAGGCGGGTCTCGGCCGCCTGATCCGTCGGGCCGGCTGGAGCGAGGTCGCGTACCGCAACCTCAGCGGTGGGATCGTCGCGCTGCACCGCGCAGTCCGTCCGGACCCACCGGCAGGCGACAGCGACCCAGCACCGGGCGACAGGACATCTAGGACGTAGGTCCGACGTCGGGCGGGCCGTTGATCGGCTCCGGCGTCCTGCGTCGGTAGACTGACCCGGTTCCGTTCGTGAAATTGTTCACAAGGATTCACAAGGATGAGGCAGGCGTGACGACTGGGTCGCAGCACGATGACGCCGACGTCATCGTCGTGGGTGCCGGTCCCGCCGGATCCACCGCTGCCTACTACCTCGCCGTCGCAGGTCTGGATGTCCTGGTCCTGGAGAAGACGGCCTTCCCGCGCGAGAAGGTCTGCGGCGACGGCTTCACGCCGCGCTCGGTCCGTGAGCTCGTCGCGATGGGCGTGCCGATGCGCGCGGAGGACGGCTGGATCCGGAACAAGGGTCTGCGCGTCTACGGCGGTGGGCACCGCCTCGAGCTGCCGTGGCCCGAGCTCGACGCCTTCCCCAACTACGGCGTCAGCCGCACGCGCAAGGACTTCGACGACACCCTCGCCCGGCACGCCAGGGCGGCGGGCGCCCGGATCGTCGAGCAGATGAACGTGACCGGCCCGGTGCTGCACGAGCGCAGCGGCCGCGTCGTCGGGGTGACGGCCCGCCCGGTCGACGCCGAGGGGCGGCGCGCCGGTGACGAGGTCACCCTGCGCGCCCCGGTGGTGATCGCTGCCGACGGCGTCTCGTCCCGGCTCGCGCTGTCGCTGGGCATCGAGAAGAACCCGAACCGGCCGATGGGCGTCGCCGTCCGGACCTACTTCAAGACCCCGCGGCACGACGACGACTGGATGGAGAGCTGGCTCGAGCTCTGGGACGGCCGGCCCGGCAAGTCCAACCTGATGCCCGGCTACGGCTGGATCTTCGGGCTGGGCGACGGCACGGCGAACGTCGGCCTCGGCAGCGTGAGCTCCCGTGCCACCACCACCAAGATCGACTACAAGGACCTCCTGCGGCGGTGGGTCGCCAACACCCCGCCGGAGTGGGAGTTCACCCCGGAGAACCAGGTCGGGCCGGTGCGCAGCGCCGCTCTGCCGATGGGCTTCAACCGCAAGCCGCACTACACGCGTGGGCTGATGCTCGTCGGGGATGCCGGTGGCATGGTCAGCCCGTTCAACGGCGAGGGCATCGCGTACGCGATGCAGGCCGCGCGGCGGGCCGCCGAGGTCATCGCGCAGGCCAGGTCCCGGACGACCGACGCCGCCCGCGAGAGCACCCTCGCCACGT from Cellulomonas sp. KRMCY2 includes:
- a CDS encoding demethylmenaquinone methyltransferase yields the protein MSRASLDKQPHDVAAMFDGIARRYDLTNDVISLGQDRRWRSATIRAVDAWPGDVVLDLAAGTGTSSEPFEADGVRVVPCDFSVGMLEVGKARRPDLPFTAGDAMRLPFADASFDAVTISFGLRNVADTTAALAEMLRVTKPGGRLVVCEFSRPTWAPFRTLYTEYLMRALPPVARAVSKEPDAYVYLAESIRQWPDQAGLGRLIRRAGWSEVAYRNLSGGIVALHRAVRPDPPAGDSDPAPGDRTSRT
- a CDS encoding isochorismate synthase MenF, with the translated sequence MIPDPHAAAGAAADAAGTRALPLVSRTVAVDVADLPANLLDLLPRTGAMAWVRRGDGLVAWGELLRVGTTGPQRFAEAEATWRSIVRHAVVRDEVRVPGTGPVAFGSFAFADGSPAGGALVVPQVVVGRRGDTAWVTTLDAGAVGAPGPDVLVTHPAPQSPGAVTFDDGALSRQGWQEAVARAVGEIRAGRLDKVVLARDVVARTELPLDPRWVLHRLAADYGSCWTFMVDRMLGATPELLVRSEKGLVTSRVLAGTIRRTGDDDADLARAAILAHSSKDLEEHEYAVSSLTDALGPFCSSTNVPETPFVLHLPNVLHLATDVTGVLATDGVHPAPSSLHLAAALHPTAAVAGTPTAAACELIGDLEAMDRARYAGPVGWLGADGDGEWGIALRSAALDPADPHRLRLFAGCGIVAASVPSAELAESEAKLEPMRHALLTPDA
- the menD gene encoding 2-succinyl-5-enolpyruvyl-6-hydroxy-3-cyclohexene-1-carboxylic-acid synthase, coding for MSPASPASAAARVLLQALEDLGVREVVLAPGSRSSPLAHALADAARVGPGRDPNAPGVDLHVRIDERVAGFLALGLARGALAAGSARPVAVVTTSGTAVANLHPAVLEAHHSGLPLLLLTADRPHELRGTGANQATEQVGLLEPVRLTLDVPAPTGRAGEDRDLRNLLARAVAAARGSRTGDPGPVHVNIAYREPLVPDDVPWPTRSRDGLTEVVRRGGAGPATPPGAAYAGPAAPTAPAAPTAPAAPTAPAAQAVLTAQAVLTAQWLAPPDGVRTVVVAGDGAGPDAERIAVANEWPLLAEPTSGARWGPNVIGAYRLLLDEPTLGGAVQRVVVLGRPTLSRPVHALLARPDVESLVIAPLGARWPDAARNATQVLAEVPPLLLTGNLGAGSPWLARWQRAGSAAARAVAAVLAEGAGGDGPAAGGRLTGPEIATQVAAATGPDDVLVVGSSNPVRDLDLVAAWDRAPTVLANRGLAGIDGTLATAAGVALAMGRPVRVYLGDLTFLHDIGGLLVGPLERRPDLSVVVANDDGGSIFATLEHGAPAYADGFERVFGTPHGADLARLCLGYGVAHTLVTDAAGLRAALAAPIDGVGVIEVRTDRSGRRELSARLSHAARLAAREALGG
- a CDS encoding S1C family serine protease, which translates into the protein MSTEHRDPFAAQPVPPAPLVPTAGVPTAGVPNAGPPTTGTPVPGVPPTGSPATGAPATGAPVTGAFGAPPVGPPIAPAYREADLPRPTPRTRWLPLAGTATAAALVASLATAGLTGAFTADQPTTATPSTATIEQQESTTVPVSGSTAEQPDWQAVAAAVRPSVVAIDVQTATASGKGSGVILDRKGNILTNDHVVGDAVDGGLQVTLADGRVFEATLVGTDPTTDLAVIRLTDPPEDLTPAVLGDSDAVAVGAPVMAVGNPLGLDSTATTGIVSALDRPVSTSDGSDETVVTNAIQIDAAINPGNSGGPLFNVSGEVVGITSSIASLSASSGSIGLGFAIPVNLADRVAAELIADGSADHAFLGVAMSDGTAAVDGTTRRGAAVEQVTDGSPASDAGIEVGDVIVAIGDDPVSGAEALTAFVRERAAGSTETLTIVRDGSALQVDVTFAVRAETTTASDSQGSDGTQGSDGSKDSQTPGKDVVPGSADSAVPDPFGWFDQG
- a CDS encoding geranylgeranyl reductase family protein is translated as MTTGSQHDDADVIVVGAGPAGSTAAYYLAVAGLDVLVLEKTAFPREKVCGDGFTPRSVRELVAMGVPMRAEDGWIRNKGLRVYGGGHRLELPWPELDAFPNYGVSRTRKDFDDTLARHARAAGARIVEQMNVTGPVLHERSGRVVGVTARPVDAEGRRAGDEVTLRAPVVIAADGVSSRLALSLGIEKNPNRPMGVAVRTYFKTPRHDDDWMESWLELWDGRPGKSNLMPGYGWIFGLGDGTANVGLGSVSSRATTTKIDYKDLLRRWVANTPPEWEFTPENQVGPVRSAALPMGFNRKPHYTRGLMLVGDAGGMVSPFNGEGIAYAMQAARRAAEVIAQARSRTTDAARESTLATYPKIMADELGGYYTLGRVFVKLIEHPEVMRVCTRYGLPRPALMRLTLKLLADVYEPHGGDLSDRFISALTRIAPAA